A genomic stretch from Cellulomonas sp. KRMCY2 includes:
- a CDS encoding tyrosine-type recombinase/integrase: MSAYELLTRTLEVAAMGWVVERPVRGDKSRFTAVYRDRHGKIRSAGTFNTKREAERAAGRQDDKVTDGTWVDRAAGQITFQQYAQEVWLPSRHLEVSTRAGYRSYLRNHFVPFFGPMRLARIMPSTVQEWVTLAAAQGLSPRSITKYHVMLHSVFARAVRDRILAYNPCEATELPKVITTKSRILTPDEFDAVLAAVPDRFKVLVLTGIETGLRWGELVALRPLHIDFLRRTITVQETIVEVSSKDSPTGQRMIFKPYPKDDEPRTLAVSSALVEAIAARIATLGLSRDDLLFPSREIAEGSPLSRSTFRARYWRPAVERAGIDFPVRMHDLRHAHASWLLAGGADLKSVMERMGHAQIMTTQKYLHTLPDADQKALAAFESIRGRSTP, from the coding sequence ATGTCTGCTTACGAACTGCTTACGAGGACGCTGGAGGTGGCGGCGATGGGCTGGGTGGTCGAGCGACCCGTCCGAGGCGACAAGTCGCGGTTCACCGCCGTCTACCGGGACCGCCACGGCAAGATCCGCTCCGCGGGCACCTTCAACACCAAGCGCGAGGCCGAGCGCGCTGCCGGCCGGCAAGACGACAAGGTCACCGACGGCACGTGGGTCGATCGGGCGGCCGGCCAGATCACGTTCCAGCAGTACGCCCAGGAGGTCTGGCTGCCGTCGCGGCACCTCGAGGTCAGCACCAGGGCCGGGTACCGGTCCTACCTGCGCAACCACTTCGTGCCCTTCTTCGGGCCCATGCGCCTGGCTCGGATCATGCCGTCGACCGTCCAGGAGTGGGTCACCCTCGCCGCCGCGCAGGGCCTGTCTCCCCGGTCCATCACCAAGTACCACGTCATGCTCCACTCGGTCTTCGCCCGGGCCGTGCGCGACAGGATCCTGGCCTACAACCCCTGCGAGGCCACCGAGCTGCCCAAGGTCATCACCACGAAGTCGCGGATCCTGACCCCCGACGAGTTCGACGCGGTCCTGGCCGCGGTGCCCGACCGGTTCAAGGTCCTGGTGCTCACCGGGATCGAGACCGGGCTGCGCTGGGGCGAGCTCGTAGCCCTGCGCCCCCTGCACATCGACTTCCTACGTCGCACCATCACCGTCCAGGAGACCATCGTCGAGGTCTCCAGCAAGGACTCCCCCACCGGCCAACGAATGATCTTCAAGCCCTACCCCAAGGACGACGAACCCCGCACCCTGGCCGTCTCATCAGCACTTGTCGAGGCCATCGCCGCACGGATCGCCACCCTCGGCTTGAGCCGAGACGACCTGCTGTTCCCCTCACGAGAGATCGCCGAGGGCAGCCCCCTGTCACGATCCACCTTCCGAGCCCGCTACTGGCGTCCGGCCGTCGAACGCGCCGGCATCGACTTCCCCGTCCGCATGCACGACCTGCGCCACGCCCACGCCTCCTGGCTCCTGGCCGGCGGCGCGGACCTGAAGTCCGTGATGGAGCGCATGGGCCACGCCCAGATCATGACCACCCAGAAGTACCTGCACACCCTGCCCGACGCCGACCAGAAGGCCCTCGCCGCATTCGAGTCAATACGCGGTCGATCCACCCCGTAA
- a CDS encoding HEPN domain-containing protein: MEIGEVHHLRWFHPGRDPERGVPGSYKVDDAGRIEVRLYENWDDQGSLALMPAEDFPTILYGEVFREAVTLVGCRDLGGKTTVTSQQDVRIGVDYGVEGFVYLSEDELALTEVRFCFTDQEAWTGWSPHQVEQSRGANGLERASVRFERPPDLEVGVDGGLLQLQDDSYLHEDSVTRRTTLQIRSRFAYRFDEPVPIPEIMTRYAYPLQILLLTATGNMPGAMSIVGTNPAWFAHGKPATVHSEWVSIRRYHGGPRGLAPGSLRYLHLLDDFDFVAQLPQVLEAVARHRLAFERYAEMLSEHSVGDLSRFVAMTRVIDAFDRSRHPDKKRTGRFKEPVMRLDDEAGGFVGRLVGRVPDWGFYIAELRNVVLHGVERTRDLVPDPRPLFAATEALELLFEMHVLVEFGFTVERAAALVERRHPFWARRKTIDECFPVLVGFVGRDSRAGPREGASPSACAPVEGVASDGGGVTPSG; encoded by the coding sequence ATGGAGATCGGGGAGGTCCACCACCTGCGCTGGTTCCATCCGGGTCGCGATCCTGAACGAGGCGTTCCCGGGTCGTACAAGGTGGACGACGCAGGCAGGATCGAGGTGAGGCTGTACGAGAACTGGGACGACCAGGGCTCGCTGGCCCTCATGCCTGCAGAGGACTTCCCGACGATCCTCTACGGCGAGGTGTTCCGCGAGGCAGTGACGCTTGTCGGTTGCCGCGACCTTGGCGGCAAGACGACGGTTACGAGCCAGCAGGACGTCCGGATCGGTGTGGACTACGGCGTCGAGGGGTTCGTCTACCTATCCGAAGACGAACTGGCACTCACCGAAGTGCGCTTCTGCTTCACAGACCAGGAGGCGTGGACGGGTTGGAGTCCGCACCAGGTGGAGCAGTCGCGCGGAGCCAATGGCCTTGAGCGCGCCTCCGTCCGCTTCGAGCGCCCGCCGGATCTGGAGGTGGGGGTCGACGGTGGACTGCTGCAGCTGCAGGACGACTCGTACCTCCATGAGGACTCGGTGACGCGCCGGACGACCCTGCAGATTCGAAGCCGGTTTGCCTACCGGTTTGACGAGCCCGTGCCCATCCCGGAGATTATGACCCGGTACGCCTACCCGCTCCAGATTCTGCTCCTCACAGCCACTGGGAACATGCCTGGCGCGATGTCGATCGTGGGGACCAACCCCGCCTGGTTCGCGCACGGGAAACCGGCCACCGTTCACAGCGAGTGGGTCTCGATTAGGCGTTACCACGGCGGACCCAGGGGTCTTGCCCCCGGTAGCCTTCGATACCTGCATCTGCTGGACGACTTCGACTTCGTAGCCCAACTGCCTCAGGTCCTGGAGGCGGTCGCGCGCCACCGCCTCGCTTTCGAGAGGTACGCGGAGATGCTCTCCGAGCACTCCGTCGGTGACCTGTCACGGTTCGTCGCAATGACCCGCGTCATCGATGCGTTCGATCGGTCGAGACACCCGGATAAGAAGCGAACGGGACGCTTCAAGGAACCTGTTATGCGCCTCGATGATGAGGCCGGCGGCTTCGTTGGTCGGCTGGTGGGCAGGGTGCCCGATTGGGGGTTCTACATCGCGGAACTCAGGAACGTGGTGCTGCACGGTGTCGAGAGGACGCGAGATCTCGTGCCGGATCCCCGCCCGCTCTTTGCAGCCACGGAGGCGCTCGAACTGCTCTTCGAGATGCACGTTCTAGTCGAGTTCGGCTTCACGGTCGAGCGCGCCGCGGCGCTCGTCGAACGGCGACACCCGTTCTGGGCACGCCGCAAGACCATCGACGAGTGTTTCCCCGTGCTGGTGGGATTCGTCGGTCGGGACTCCAGGGCTGGGCCGCGGGAGGGCGCGAGTCCGTCAGCGTGCGCCCCCGTCGAGGGGGTGGCCTCAGACGGCGGAGGTGTCACGCCCTCCGGGTGA